A region from the Bactrocera dorsalis isolate Fly_Bdor chromosome 1, ASM2337382v1, whole genome shotgun sequence genome encodes:
- the LOC125775826 gene encoding uncharacterized protein LOC125775826, with protein sequence MPIKTTLLRLFLVVSLTPLLQLTMAAQITNIKCIVLDKRCVDFTECRLRVVKRDVNEISVYAKILQLPVVNASTQLKFMKKSNGYRPYIGEVKNDACKFLETQKNPLVKYLYSFIRPYTNINHTCPINHDIVLRNFRIDEKLLNRAGILPTGEYAFFVTWTLNSMKCGRTEMFFKHKE encoded by the exons ATGCCGATTAAAACAACTTTATTGAGGCTATTCTTGGTGGTCAGTTTGACACCACTTTTGCAGCTGACAATGGCTGCTCAAATTACGAACATTAAATGCATAGTGCTCGACAAAAGATGCGTGGACTTCACCGAATGCCGTTTGCGTGTGGTGAAACGTGATGTGAATGAAATCTCAGTGTAcgcgaaaatactccagctgcCGGTGGTGAATGCGTCG ACTCAgcttaaatttatgaaaaagtcCAATGGCTATCGTCCTTATATTGGTGAAGTGAAGAACGATGCCTGCAAGTTTttggaaacacaaaaaaatccCTTGGTGAAATATTTGTACAGTTTCATACGACCCTACACGAATATCAACCACACATGCCCGATAAAT cATGATATTGTTTTGAGAAATTTTCGCATTGATGAAAAACTTCTGAATCGTGCTGGCATTCTACCAACTGGAGAATATGCCTTTTTCGTCACGTGGACTTTGAATAGCATGAAGTGCGGACGCACGGAAATGTTTTTCAAACACAAagaataa